In a genomic window of Candidatus Tumulicola sp.:
- a CDS encoding alpha/beta hydrolase, translated as MLVRIPLLLALLAATTATSLAYPVNFGPQFHTTSVSVDGCTISATVGGHGPAVVLLHGYAEDSRMWKPLAQRLAAHYTVIAPDLPGIGNSSIPASGLDMTTSAVRVRDAVHALGFSSVAVVGHDIGLMVAYAYAAKYPSEVRRLALMDAFLPGVPGWEPIYNDPASWHFRFYGPTPVALVHGRERIYFEHFWNDFAANPNHSISQADRAAYTAAYARPGRMAAGFAYFASFQNTAVDFTKLAQTQLQMPVLSIGGEKSLGTALGRQVTLVATNAKVIVVPNAGHWLMEEQPAVTMDALTAFLGGS; from the coding sequence ATGCTCGTTCGTATTCCGCTGCTTCTAGCACTGCTCGCCGCGACCACCGCGACAAGCTTGGCCTATCCGGTTAATTTCGGTCCGCAATTTCACACCACATCGGTATCGGTCGATGGTTGTACGATCAGCGCAACCGTTGGGGGCCACGGGCCGGCCGTCGTTCTTCTTCACGGATACGCGGAAGACTCGCGTATGTGGAAACCGCTCGCCCAACGCTTAGCCGCGCACTACACGGTTATCGCTCCGGATCTTCCCGGCATTGGGAATTCGTCTATTCCGGCTTCCGGGCTCGACATGACGACGTCGGCGGTCCGCGTGCGCGACGCCGTGCACGCGCTCGGGTTCAGTAGCGTCGCGGTCGTCGGGCATGACATCGGCCTGATGGTCGCGTACGCATACGCCGCTAAGTATCCAAGCGAAGTGCGGCGGCTCGCGCTGATGGACGCGTTTTTGCCGGGCGTTCCTGGTTGGGAGCCGATCTACAACGACCCAGCGTCCTGGCATTTCCGCTTTTACGGTCCGACACCGGTCGCGCTGGTGCACGGTCGCGAGCGCATCTACTTCGAGCACTTCTGGAACGACTTCGCGGCTAATCCGAACCATTCAATTTCGCAGGCCGATCGCGCGGCCTATACGGCCGCCTACGCCCGCCCAGGGCGCATGGCTGCCGGCTTCGCGTATTTCGCATCGTTTCAGAACACCGCTGTCGATTTTACCAAACTCGCACAAACGCAATTGCAGATGCCCGTGCTTTCGATCGGCGGAGAGAAGTCGCTCGGCACCGCACTAGGACGTCAAGTAACGCTCGTAGCGACCAATGCCAAAGTCATCGTCGTTCCCAACGCCGGCCATTGGCTCATGGAAGAACAGCCCGCCGTTACCATGGATGCACTGACCGCTTTCCTGGGAGGAAGTTAA
- a CDS encoding DUF1254 domain-containing protein, translating to MTTGTIAVNVDNFVRAETDLYFKNLIGQGGLGAIFHHREPARIDDQTVIRLNRDTLYSSAIFDLNAGPVTIELPDAGSRFMSMQVINQDHYVPEVVYGAGSYRLTKDTVRTRYVAVAIRTLVDPSDPADIAQVHALQDAIVARRDSAGTFEAPNWDAASQKTVRDALLVLASTMSDFKKAFGTAREVDPVRHLIATAAAWGGNPDKDATYLNITPDNNDGTTVYTLDVKDVPVDGFWSVSFYNADGYFQKNDRNSYSVNNLTAKKGSDGSVAIQFGGCDDSSTNCLPIVPGWNYTVRLYRPRTEILSGQWAFPQPKRR from the coding sequence ATGACAACCGGTACCATCGCAGTCAACGTAGACAACTTCGTTCGCGCCGAAACCGACTTGTATTTTAAAAACCTAATCGGCCAAGGCGGCCTTGGTGCGATTTTTCATCATCGCGAGCCGGCCAGAATCGACGACCAGACCGTGATCCGTCTCAATCGCGATACGCTGTACTCATCGGCGATTTTCGACCTCAATGCCGGGCCGGTCACGATCGAGTTACCCGATGCCGGATCCCGCTTCATGTCGATGCAGGTAATAAACCAAGATCATTACGTGCCGGAGGTCGTCTACGGTGCCGGCAGCTATCGTCTCACGAAGGACACGGTTAGAACGCGATACGTCGCCGTAGCCATACGAACGTTGGTGGACCCGAGCGACCCTGCGGACATCGCGCAAGTTCATGCGCTCCAAGATGCCATCGTTGCCCGCCGGGATAGCGCGGGGACGTTTGAAGCACCGAATTGGGACGCTGCAAGCCAGAAGACCGTGCGCGACGCCTTGCTGGTGTTGGCATCAACGATGAGCGACTTCAAGAAAGCCTTTGGAACCGCTCGAGAAGTCGATCCGGTACGGCATTTGATCGCAACCGCGGCAGCCTGGGGCGGCAATCCCGATAAAGATGCGACCTATCTCAATATCACGCCGGACAACAACGATGGAACGACCGTCTACACGCTCGACGTCAAAGATGTGCCGGTCGACGGTTTCTGGTCGGTCAGCTTCTACAACGCTGATGGATATTTCCAGAAGAACGATCGGAACTCGTATTCGGTAAATAATCTGACCGCGAAGAAAGGCTCGGACGGTTCCGTCGCAATTCAGTTCGGCGGCTGCGATGATTCCAGCACGAATTGCTTACCGATCGTGCCGGGTTGGAACTACACCGTGCGTCTGTACCGTCCGCGAACCGAGATATTGAGCGGCCAGTGGGCCTTCCCTCAGCCGAAGCGCCGGTAA
- a CDS encoding ribonuclease E inhibitor RraB encodes MAACVIIPGVALAALVAIALLNVPSNDGILQTNTVLSDDANDAIVLRELRKRGSDLSKPTDIVFYLYIPSLQDARSSVQELDRDGLSAHYEQPLGRLSDGSFEKRYSVIAHARATPTIEHLRSYRTIFRNLARRFRGEYDGWEAAVAK; translated from the coding sequence GTGGCGGCCTGCGTCATTATTCCTGGAGTTGCACTAGCGGCGCTTGTCGCCATCGCTCTCCTGAACGTTCCATCGAACGACGGAATTCTACAAACCAATACAGTCTTATCCGACGACGCGAATGATGCAATCGTGTTACGCGAATTGCGAAAGCGCGGATCCGATCTCAGTAAACCGACCGATATCGTATTTTATCTGTACATTCCGAGCCTTCAAGACGCTCGCTCTTCCGTGCAAGAATTAGATCGCGACGGACTGTCGGCGCACTACGAACAGCCGCTCGGGCGCTTGTCGGACGGCTCATTCGAGAAGAGATACTCGGTGATCGCGCACGCTCGCGCGACGCCCACCATCGAACACCTTCGCTCCTATCGCACGATTTTTAGAAATCTCGCGAGACGGTTTAGGGGCGAATACGACGGGTGGGAAGCCGCCGTAGCCAAGTGA
- a CDS encoding helix-turn-helix transcriptional regulator: MITEGNRRRNLVKARIGTALSLGIGNRPAQALRALAAVDVPGDLTDDEIAARYYQASAIANIKARSVSEGFAAFDLAVEAARRHGESLMLAKILNNYSAAAIQDGSSDKAILYAKAALERFRLAESSVPFGLVTLAEALYTAGKLREAAATLHEFHAIQQSDSSTEQAVHQDEIISVATIGVQVGLLLSDTTLIRANRATTLIDLAFSRNAARLLGPLVEAFCTLYEFEGDREAHDRLLTRAATTLRSLDHSLSFAARIARVASPELLPRFAALVARQCTANSNVMRGHYDLFESYASSRRQASKLARELAARAASSFEESERPLLQALAEEAAGDPDRASEIRRHLGVRTDAARPRWFGEPVKQNLGVALTTRESEVARLVAAGRTNKEVADALQLSERTVHRHCESIFSKLGIRSRWQVGDALELGEGR, from the coding sequence ATGATTACGGAGGGTAATCGCCGGCGAAACCTTGTTAAGGCGCGAATCGGAACGGCGCTCAGTCTCGGTATCGGCAATCGGCCCGCTCAAGCGCTTCGCGCGCTCGCCGCGGTGGACGTGCCCGGCGATCTTACCGACGATGAAATTGCCGCTCGTTATTATCAGGCTAGCGCCATTGCAAATATCAAGGCTCGTTCGGTGAGCGAAGGCTTTGCGGCCTTCGACTTGGCTGTCGAGGCCGCTCGGCGACACGGCGAATCGCTGATGTTGGCAAAGATTCTGAACAATTACAGCGCGGCGGCAATTCAGGATGGCTCTTCCGACAAGGCGATTCTATATGCGAAAGCAGCGTTAGAGCGCTTTCGATTGGCTGAATCGTCGGTTCCGTTTGGCTTGGTAACCCTCGCCGAGGCCTTGTATACGGCCGGAAAATTACGAGAAGCTGCAGCTACTCTGCACGAGTTTCACGCGATTCAACAATCGGATTCGTCGACCGAACAGGCCGTGCATCAGGACGAGATAATTTCCGTTGCAACGATCGGCGTCCAGGTCGGTCTCTTATTGTCGGATACGACATTGATACGCGCAAACCGAGCGACGACGCTGATCGATCTTGCGTTTAGCCGAAATGCGGCGAGACTGCTCGGGCCACTCGTGGAGGCCTTCTGCACGTTGTACGAATTCGAGGGCGATCGAGAGGCGCACGATCGCCTGCTGACAAGAGCGGCTACAACGCTACGATCGCTAGACCACAGCTTGTCGTTCGCCGCGCGTATTGCGCGCGTTGCCTCGCCCGAACTACTGCCTCGCTTCGCGGCCCTGGTTGCGCGCCAGTGTACTGCCAACTCGAACGTTATGCGCGGACACTACGACTTATTTGAAAGCTATGCTTCGTCACGGCGCCAAGCGTCGAAGCTCGCGCGCGAACTTGCTGCTCGCGCTGCGAGCTCGTTTGAGGAAAGCGAACGGCCGTTGTTACAAGCGCTGGCGGAAGAAGCCGCCGGCGACCCAGACCGAGCCAGCGAAATTCGCCGGCACCTCGGGGTGCGCACGGATGCCGCGCGCCCCCGATGGTTTGGAGAGCCAGTCAAGCAAAACTTGGGTGTCGCATTGACGACCCGGGAATCAGAGGTGGCGCGGCTCGTTGCGGCCGGCCGGACAAATAAAGAGGTGGCCGACGCGTTGCAGCTGAGCGAGCGAACCGTGCACCGGCACTGCGAATCGATATTTTCAAAGCTGGGGATCCGTTCCCGCTGGCAGGTCGGCGACGCACTGGAATTGGGCGAGGGCAGGTAA
- a CDS encoding sigma-70 family RNA polymerase sigma factor has product MMDALAGRFEQNRPHLRSVAYRILGSLDDADDAVQETWLRLSRQGVDNVDSIDGWLTRVVARICIDMLRTRRSKREEPLEPTIPDFIVSREVGPEATAIQADLFSLAATIVLDALTPSERLAFVLHDMFAVPFEEIAPIVDRTPLAARQLASRARRRVQGTAPAAASFAARRAVVDAFAAAAREGDVAGIVAVLDPEVLLRADRAPALHGIRGAATVASQAAGFSRIVSTMEPVIVNGSPGILSWLPSGEPLSVTGFVVERGRIREMYIVSQPASLRRILAR; this is encoded by the coding sequence ATGATGGACGCGTTGGCGGGTCGCTTCGAACAGAACCGGCCGCATCTGCGCAGCGTCGCGTATCGGATACTTGGATCGCTCGACGATGCCGACGACGCCGTACAGGAAACTTGGCTTCGATTGAGCCGGCAGGGCGTCGATAATGTCGACAGCATCGATGGCTGGCTCACGCGAGTTGTTGCACGAATCTGCATCGATATGCTCCGGACGCGCCGTTCGAAGCGCGAGGAACCCCTCGAACCCACGATTCCCGATTTTATCGTAAGCCGTGAGGTCGGCCCCGAGGCGACGGCGATTCAAGCCGATCTGTTTAGCCTCGCCGCTACGATCGTACTCGACGCGTTAACTCCTTCCGAACGCCTAGCGTTCGTCTTACACGACATGTTTGCTGTTCCGTTCGAGGAGATCGCGCCGATCGTCGATCGCACTCCACTTGCTGCCCGCCAGCTCGCCAGCCGTGCCAGGCGTCGGGTTCAAGGCACGGCACCGGCCGCCGCGAGTTTCGCGGCGCGGCGTGCGGTGGTCGATGCATTTGCCGCCGCGGCGCGTGAGGGTGACGTCGCGGGCATCGTGGCGGTGCTCGATCCCGAAGTGCTCTTGCGAGCCGATCGGGCGCCCGCGCTGCACGGTATCCGTGGCGCCGCAACGGTCGCTTCGCAGGCAGCCGGCTTTTCACGCATCGTCAGTACGATGGAGCCCGTGATCGTCAATGGGTCGCCCGGGATCCTGTCATGGTTGCCGAGCGGCGAGCCGTTGTCAGTCACGGGATTTGTCGTCGAGCGAGGGCGGATACGAGAGATGTACATCGTTTCGCAGCCCGCAAGCTTGCGACGTATCTTGGCGAGGTAA
- a CDS encoding serine hydrolase domain-containing protein: MLLAATALLGVAGTTRGEALRGSLQQDLDQYLHARSSVEHVTAISLSISLHGAPANINITAGSTRIQDGAPVASDSLWQIGSNTKAFTAAIILQLEAEGKLTIDQTVGRWLPQYPAWKRVTIRQLLNMTSGIPSYDHVPAMLQDYAKEPRRNFTVAELIAYVYPGNAHAPPPTTGWSYSNTNYLLAELIIERAGHDSYTNQLEQRFLQSNIGLTSSYYAADRYAAAILSRMVPGYFFSRVDDAPLAPLFGRDVRDYSVSWMRAAGGIVSTPEDLTRWARALYAGPILAPKQRTELMSIVSLKTGHPIAKTTLQDSGGFGLGVGQTTTAQMGTVWSYEGSTFGYRVLHFYFPRQDAVIAFGLNSDPDHKEDHAGKLALSLYETLHKAGQL; the protein is encoded by the coding sequence ATGCTACTCGCGGCTACCGCGCTGCTTGGCGTTGCGGGAACAACGAGAGGCGAGGCGCTACGCGGCTCGCTACAGCAAGACCTCGACCAATATTTACACGCGCGTTCCAGCGTCGAGCATGTAACGGCGATTTCTCTTAGCATCAGCTTGCACGGAGCGCCGGCCAACATCAACATTACCGCTGGATCGACGCGCATTCAAGACGGCGCGCCGGTGGCTTCCGACAGCCTTTGGCAGATCGGAAGCAATACGAAGGCCTTCACGGCAGCCATCATTCTTCAACTCGAAGCGGAGGGCAAGCTCACGATCGATCAGACCGTGGGCCGATGGTTACCGCAATACCCGGCCTGGAAACGCGTGACCATCCGGCAGTTGCTCAACATGACCAGCGGCATCCCCAGTTACGATCACGTTCCCGCCATGCTGCAAGACTATGCGAAGGAGCCGCGGCGGAATTTTACTGTCGCCGAGTTGATCGCGTACGTCTACCCCGGCAACGCGCACGCACCCCCGCCAACGACGGGCTGGAGCTACTCGAATACGAACTACTTGTTAGCCGAACTCATCATCGAGCGCGCCGGTCACGATAGCTACACGAACCAGCTAGAGCAGCGATTCTTGCAATCGAACATCGGGTTGACTTCGTCCTACTATGCGGCCGACCGCTACGCGGCGGCGATCCTCAGTCGCATGGTACCGGGTTACTTCTTTAGCCGAGTCGACGACGCGCCGCTCGCACCGCTCTTCGGACGCGACGTGCGCGACTATAGCGTCTCGTGGATGAGAGCCGCCGGCGGCATCGTTTCGACGCCCGAGGACCTGACGCGATGGGCGCGCGCGCTGTACGCCGGACCGATATTGGCGCCCAAACAACGCACCGAGCTGATGAGCATCGTCTCGCTCAAAACTGGTCATCCGATCGCAAAGACCACGCTCCAAGATTCTGGCGGCTTCGGGCTGGGGGTCGGCCAGACGACGACAGCGCAGATGGGAACGGTCTGGTCGTACGAGGGCTCGACATTCGGGTACAGAGTTCTGCATTTCTACTTCCCACGTCAAGACGCAGTGATCGCCTTTGGACTTAACAGCGATCCCGATCACAAGGAAGATCATGCGGGCAAACTGGCGCTATCGCTCTATGAGACGCTGCATAAGGCGGGCCAACTTTGA
- a CDS encoding serine hydrolase domain-containing protein: MTYFKLGLLAVVLSLLALPAAGGAATATLDPATQKAIDAAVVHELAAYGGAKPVPGVVVGVWVPGKGEYTKGYGYANLATKSPMQLDDRFRIGSNTKTFVATVLLQLVDEKKLRLDDTIGKFGLGFNIPKENQITLRQLAEMRSGIIDVYSVPGVQKQSDAFWSRQTTRQWVALAAKQPLLFAPGTKYNYSNTNWFLLGLIIEKVTHDSIQSQISKRILVPMSLAATSFPVTDWNMPSPYAHGYTLEKGAWVDQSVFLAPSVSWAAGAMISDMADMKRWVKAYVTGTTNSTATQKDRLACIPTGVGNLSFGLGIGCSAGWYGYTGGITGYNTGAYYMPATGITIIAFVNSQVEKPFPGVTNAIFRDIARIVTPNNVPFVK, from the coding sequence ATGACCTATTTCAAGCTCGGCCTTCTTGCCGTAGTGCTTTCGCTACTGGCGCTGCCCGCCGCCGGCGGGGCGGCAACGGCTACTCTCGATCCCGCCACGCAAAAGGCAATCGACGCCGCAGTGGTACACGAGCTGGCCGCCTATGGTGGCGCGAAACCGGTTCCGGGCGTTGTGGTCGGCGTTTGGGTGCCTGGAAAAGGCGAGTATACCAAGGGTTATGGCTACGCCAATCTCGCGACTAAGTCGCCCATGCAACTCGACGACCGCTTTCGCATCGGCAGCAACACCAAAACCTTCGTCGCTACCGTGCTGCTGCAACTGGTCGATGAGAAGAAGTTGCGCCTGGACGACACGATCGGCAAGTTCGGCCTCGGGTTCAACATCCCGAAAGAGAATCAAATCACGCTGCGTCAGCTCGCGGAGATGCGAAGCGGCATAATCGACGTGTACTCGGTACCGGGCGTTCAGAAACAAAGCGACGCCTTCTGGTCGAGGCAAACGACGCGCCAATGGGTGGCTCTGGCTGCGAAGCAGCCGCTACTCTTCGCTCCCGGCACGAAGTACAACTACAGCAACACGAATTGGTTCTTACTGGGGCTCATCATCGAAAAAGTGACGCACGACTCCATTCAAAGCCAGATTTCGAAGCGTATACTCGTCCCGATGTCGCTGGCGGCAACGTCGTTTCCGGTGACCGATTGGAACATGCCCTCGCCGTACGCGCACGGTTACACGTTGGAAAAAGGCGCGTGGGTCGATCAGTCGGTATTCTTGGCGCCATCGGTGTCGTGGGCGGCCGGTGCCATGATCTCCGACATGGCCGATATGAAGCGTTGGGTCAAAGCCTACGTGACGGGCACGACCAATAGTACAGCGACGCAGAAGGACCGTCTTGCCTGCATACCTACCGGCGTGGGTAACTTATCGTTCGGCCTCGGAATCGGTTGTTCGGCCGGCTGGTACGGTTATACGGGTGGCATCACCGGTTACAACACCGGAGCGTACTATATGCCTGCGACCGGCATCACGATCATCGCCTTCGTAAACAGTCAAGTCGAAAAGCCATTTCCCGGAGTGACGAACGCGATCTTTCGTGACATCGCACGGATCGTCACGCCCAACAACGTTCCGTTCGTAAAGTAG
- a CDS encoding VOC family protein — protein MNAVKLVVFPTSDIAKSKVFFSELLGTEPYADSPYYTGFKAGEMEVGLTPAMPQQSTTAPIVYVDVADINVALAAIVAKGGEKVQDPTDVANGLLIAIVKSPDGSAIGLRQLPRE, from the coding sequence ATGAACGCCGTAAAACTCGTGGTTTTCCCTACTTCGGATATAGCGAAGTCAAAAGTATTCTTCTCAGAGCTGCTTGGCACCGAGCCGTACGCCGATAGCCCGTATTATACCGGCTTTAAGGCAGGGGAGATGGAGGTCGGACTCACTCCGGCAATGCCGCAGCAAAGTACGACCGCTCCGATCGTGTATGTCGATGTCGCAGATATCAATGTCGCGCTGGCTGCCATCGTCGCCAAAGGCGGCGAAAAAGTGCAGGATCCCACCGATGTCGCCAACGGGCTCCTGATTGCAATCGTCAAGAGTCCCGATGGCTCGGCAATCGGGCTACGTCAACTGCCTAGGGAATAA
- a CDS encoding DUF1254 domain-containing protein — protein sequence MEEARAIAKEATIYGFPLVDSYRIQYSYFVDRDGSEYKAPWNTLVNNARVYTPADTAIQTPNSDTPYSYVGADLRAEPLVLTVPEIEDSRYYSLQFIDMYTYNFAYVGSRATGNGAGTFLLAGPGWQGAAPKGITSVIRSETDFAFILYRTQLFDPTDIDAVKKVQAGYRVEALSSYLGTPAPAAPAQIDFVEPLSAENERTSLEFFQILNFILQFCPTDPTEVQLMERFATIGVGAGKSFYVDSLSGDMRRALSDGMADAWETFKNYKASEIDTGRSSSADAFGTRAFLNGRYIDRMTGAALGIYGNSKEEAIYPAYFVDAAGKMLDGAKRHTLRFAPGALPPVNAFWSFTLYKLPSSLLFANSLERYLINSPMLPQLQRDADGGITIYLQNESPGAEKESNWLPAPAGPFFAVMRLYWPKVAALDSEWKAPSLQSN from the coding sequence ATGGAAGAAGCGCGGGCGATTGCTAAGGAAGCCACGATCTACGGCTTTCCTCTCGTCGATAGCTACAGAATTCAGTACTCGTATTTCGTGGATCGGGATGGCTCGGAGTATAAAGCACCCTGGAACACTCTCGTGAACAACGCACGGGTGTACACGCCGGCCGACACCGCTATCCAGACGCCGAATTCCGACACGCCGTATTCGTATGTCGGCGCGGACTTACGCGCCGAGCCACTGGTTCTTACGGTTCCGGAAATCGAAGACAGCCGCTACTACTCGCTGCAGTTCATCGATATGTACACGTATAATTTCGCGTACGTCGGCAGTCGTGCGACCGGAAACGGGGCCGGAACATTCTTACTGGCCGGTCCTGGCTGGCAAGGAGCGGCTCCCAAAGGCATCACTTCGGTGATCCGAAGTGAGACGGATTTCGCTTTTATCTTGTATCGCACGCAATTATTCGATCCGACCGACATCGACGCCGTTAAGAAAGTTCAAGCAGGTTACCGCGTCGAGGCGCTATCGTCGTATCTGGGTACGCCCGCACCCGCCGCCCCCGCGCAGATCGATTTCGTCGAGCCGCTTTCGGCCGAAAACGAACGCACCTCGCTCGAATTCTTTCAAATCCTCAATTTCATCCTTCAGTTTTGTCCGACCGACCCGACGGAAGTTCAGTTGATGGAACGCTTTGCGACGATCGGAGTGGGCGCGGGCAAATCGTTCTACGTCGATTCGTTATCCGGCGATATGCGTCGTGCGCTGTCGGATGGCATGGCCGATGCGTGGGAGACGTTCAAGAACTATAAGGCAAGTGAGATCGACACTGGAAGGTCCTCGAGCGCCGATGCGTTTGGAACGCGCGCGTTCCTGAACGGGCGATACATCGATCGCATGACCGGGGCGGCGCTCGGCATCTACGGCAACTCGAAAGAGGAAGCAATCTATCCGGCGTACTTCGTGGACGCGGCCGGCAAAATGCTCGACGGCGCGAAGCGGCACACGCTTCGCTTCGCACCAGGAGCGTTGCCGCCAGTGAACGCGTTCTGGTCGTTTACACTCTATAAGCTGCCGTCCAGTCTCTTGTTTGCGAATTCGCTCGAGCGGTACTTAATCAACTCCCCGATGCTACCCCAGCTGCAGCGCGACGCCGATGGCGGAATTACGATCTATCTTCAAAACGAATCTCCCGGCGCGGAAAAAGAATCCAACTGGCTGCCGGCACCGGCAGGTCCGTTTTTCGCCGTCATGCGCCTTTATTGGCCGAAGGTTGCGGCGCTAGACTCCGAATGGAAGGCTCCCTCGCTACAAAGCAACTGA
- a CDS encoding NADP-dependent oxidoreductase has protein sequence MIAIRVHRFGGPEELHVEQTPVPEPQPGEALVRVHAAGVGPWDALVRSGNSGLSQALPLTPGSDIAGIVERVRGDDATSIAVGDEVFGVTNAAFTGGYAQYAVAELRSLARKPKSLGFAEAASVPVVAVTAWKMLFEHAHLTAGQSVLVIGGAGNVGAYAVQLAAWAGARVTAVGSGQDAPYMKSRGAAATIDFQTQRFEESVADVDVVIDTTGGDTQTRAFGVLKAGGILVSSVSQPSEAEARKHDVRVAFFIVDVPRAELERVAGLIDDGILKTDLGVVLPLSSARRAHEMLAGTVDHPRGKIVLDTMLQGE, from the coding sequence ATGATCGCTATTCGAGTACACCGGTTCGGAGGACCAGAAGAACTACACGTCGAGCAGACACCGGTTCCAGAGCCACAGCCCGGCGAGGCACTCGTTCGCGTGCACGCTGCGGGCGTCGGGCCGTGGGATGCCCTGGTTCGATCCGGCAACAGCGGGTTGTCTCAGGCGTTACCGCTCACTCCCGGTTCCGACATCGCGGGCATCGTCGAGCGCGTCCGCGGTGACGACGCGACGAGCATCGCGGTCGGCGACGAGGTATTTGGAGTCACCAACGCGGCGTTCACCGGCGGCTACGCGCAGTATGCCGTAGCCGAACTCCGGTCGCTCGCACGCAAACCGAAGTCGCTCGGATTCGCCGAGGCGGCTTCCGTTCCGGTCGTCGCAGTCACCGCTTGGAAGATGCTCTTCGAGCATGCACATCTCACCGCCGGACAATCGGTACTCGTGATCGGCGGCGCGGGCAATGTTGGGGCGTACGCGGTGCAACTGGCCGCCTGGGCCGGCGCGCGCGTGACGGCGGTCGGCTCGGGCCAAGACGCGCCGTATATGAAAAGCCGCGGTGCCGCCGCTACGATCGACTTTCAAACCCAACGATTCGAAGAATCCGTGGCCGATGTCGACGTCGTCATCGATACCACCGGCGGCGACACGCAAACGCGCGCCTTCGGCGTTCTCAAGGCCGGAGGCATTCTGGTCTCGAGCGTCTCGCAACCGTCGGAAGCCGAGGCGCGCAAGCACGACGTGCGCGTCGCTTTTTTTATCGTCGATGTTCCGCGCGCAGAGCTGGAGCGAGTCGCAGGCCTCATCGACGACGGCATCCTTAAAACCGATCTGGGCGTGGTGTTACCGCTTTCATCCGCACGAAGGGCGCACGAGATGCTCGCCGGTACCGTCGATCATCCGCGCGGCAAGATCGTCCTCGACACGATGCTTCAAGGAGAATAG
- a CDS encoding SDR family oxidoreductase, which yields MNPTSDKKVVVITGASHGIGAGLVAAYLAAGFRVVANALEIERSTGPDVLNVAGDISDSATADRIMSEGVDRFGRIDTLINNAGAYISKPFTQYTKADCDVMLSTSLAGFFYITQRALSRMETQGSGHVVNITATVAEQPVKGVPAVLVSMVKAGLNAATKSLAIEYAARGIRINAVSPIIIRTHPEVSYAGVEWQIPLGRIGEIDDVTSAVMYLENASYVTGEISHVDGGQSAGHW from the coding sequence TTGAACCCTACGAGCGACAAAAAGGTCGTTGTCATCACCGGCGCCTCGCACGGGATCGGCGCAGGTCTCGTCGCTGCTTACCTTGCGGCCGGTTTCAGAGTCGTCGCGAACGCACTTGAAATCGAGCGGAGCACCGGTCCGGATGTACTAAACGTTGCCGGCGACATCAGCGATTCCGCTACCGCGGATCGCATCATGAGCGAGGGCGTTGACAGATTCGGCCGAATCGACACGTTGATCAACAATGCGGGCGCGTATATCTCGAAACCGTTCACGCAGTACACCAAGGCCGACTGCGATGTGATGCTGTCGACGAGCCTTGCCGGCTTCTTCTACATCACGCAGCGGGCACTGAGCCGTATGGAAACCCAAGGATCGGGGCACGTCGTCAACATCACTGCGACGGTTGCCGAACAACCCGTCAAGGGCGTTCCCGCCGTCCTCGTATCCATGGTGAAGGCCGGATTAAACGCAGCTACAAAGTCGCTAGCCATTGAATACGCTGCGCGCGGCATCCGCATCAATGCGGTATCGCCGATCATCATCAGGACTCATCCGGAGGTTTCTTATGCCGGCGTGGAATGGCAGATCCCACTGGGGCGGATCGGCGAGATCGACGACGTCACCTCAGCCGTGATGTATCTAGAAAACGCATCGTACGTAACCGGCGAAATTTCGCACGTAGACGGAGGCCAGAGTGCCGGTCATTGGTAG